The Bacillaceae bacterium S4-13-56 DNA segment CTGTGACCTATACTGAGCTAGTTGGATAATCAGAAAAAAGAAAAGATGTGAATTTAGAAAATGGTGTTATAAATATTCAAAAATCAAAGGGATATAATCAACATTACGTGGTCATGCATGATTCTATGTTAGCAATGATGAAACGATATGACAAAGAAATCGAAGGAATATGTCCATCAAGAACGTATTTCTTTCCGACAAGAGATGGCAAGCATTATACAAAGGCATGGATTACATTGAATTTCAATAAATTATGGTATCAATACAATGATTCTTATGCCAACGCATATGCCCTCCGGCATCACTATGCCATAACGAATATCAATAGCTGGACAAATGTAGGGATAGAATTCACTTCCAAATTATTGGCATTAAGCCGGAGCATGGGACACTCATCTATTGAAAGCACAATGTATTATTATTCACTGGTACCTGGACTCAGAGATAAACTGGAAGAGCTGACGGAAAAGAATTTTGATGAATTAGTTCCGGAGATGTACGATGAAGAATAACATGAAAGAGTCAAATGAAATTGCGAACCATATCAACAAATTCATTAGAGTTTATTTTCCTTCCAGCAAAACGAGCAGTGAGCATACGATAAAATCCTATCACCTTGCATTAACACTTTTCATGGATTTCCTTGAAGAAAAGAAAAAAATAACAATAAATCAGCTTTCCTATGATTGTTTCAAAGCCGAAACCATTGATGAATGGTTAATATGGCTGATGAATGAAAAGAACTGCAAGCCACAATCAGCCAATGTAAGATTATCATCCATAAAGGCTTTTCTAAAATATTTAGGCATACAGGATATTACATTAAGCTATCTTAGCATAGCAGCAGCATCAGTCAAGAAAAGAAAAGCACCAAAAATCAAAGTAAAAGGAATGAGTAAAGAGGGTGTACAAGCTCTTTTGGGAACAATTGATCAGTTAACTAAGGCAGGGAGAAGAGATCTTGCGATATTTATATTATTTTATGATATAGCAGCAAGAATAGATGAAATATTATCACTAAAGATTAAAAATGCACGCTTGAATGTACCAAAACCATATGTCACAATAACTGGAAAAGGAAACAAACATCGAAGTTTAGGCTTGAATTCCAAGATTGTTCAATACCTTGAGAAATTCGTAAATGAATATCATGGCATGAGACCTAATGAAGATGATTTCTTGTTTTATTCAAAAATAACTTGTTTTATTCAAAAATAAAAGGAAAAAAGAAAAAATTAACGCAACCAGCAGTTACAAAACGATTAAAAAAATGGGCTGTCATCGCTAATCAATTGTGTCCAGAAGTTCCAGCAACTTTACACCCTCATCAGATTAGACACGCGGCAGCAACTCACTGGCTGGAAAATGGTATGAATGTCGGTGAAATTCAATATTTATTAGGGCACGAAAACATTCAGACAACTATGGTTTACTTGGAGATAACGGTAACTCAGGAAGCATCAGCAATGAAAGAAATAATGACTGAAGAAGAAGTAAATCAACCTAAATTATGGAAAGAAGATATTCGAAAGTTAAGAGATCTTTGCAAATAACTAAAAATAAAATCCAAACCATTTTCATTAATATCCTAGTGGAATCAGTAGGTTTCATGAAAAGGTTTGGATTTTAAAAAGGTTTGGATAAGGGCCATAGAACTATTTTTTAAGTGGCTCAAACAGCATGTAGAGATCAAGCACTTTTATGGCATGAGCGAAACTGCCATCCAAAATCAAATCTTCCTTGCGCTCATTGCTTACTGTCTAAATGTACTTATCCAGTTGGAGATGAAGAGTAAGAAGTCCTT contains these protein-coding regions:
- a CDS encoding tyrosine-type recombinase/integrase — protein: MFYSKIKGKKKKLTQPAVTKRLKKWAVIANQLCPEVPATLHPHQIRHAAATHWLENGMNVGEIQYLLGHENIQTTMVYLEITVTQEASAMKEIMTEEEVNQPKLWKEDIRKLRDLCK
- a CDS encoding tyrosine-type recombinase/integrase gives rise to the protein MKNNMKESNEIANHINKFIRVYFPSSKTSSEHTIKSYHLALTLFMDFLEEKKKITINQLSYDCFKAETIDEWLIWLMNEKNCKPQSANVRLSSIKAFLKYLGIQDITLSYLSIAAASVKKRKAPKIKVKGMSKEGVQALLGTIDQLTKAGRRDLAIFILFYDIAARIDEILSLKIKNARLNVPKPYVTITGKGNKHRSLGLNSKIVQYLEKFVNEYHGMRPNEDDFLFYSKITCFIQK
- a CDS encoding tyrosine-type recombinase/integrase; translation: MNLENGVINIQKSKGYNQHYVVMHDSMLAMMKRYDKEIEGICPSRTYFFPTRDGKHYTKAWITLNFNKLWYQYNDSYANAYALRHHYAITNINSWTNVGIEFTSKLLALSRSMGHSSIESTMYYYSLVPGLRDKLEELTEKNFDELVPEMYDEE